The Saccharomonospora glauca K62 genome has a segment encoding these proteins:
- the casB gene encoding type I-E CRISPR-associated protein Cse2/CasB, with protein sequence MADDGENASRSEKDEIRRHAKRWVRHVRRDVLTTPARRAAVRAALGGEPGEARTFVALGEVSAFLPESSNPAVERAFLTVAAMMCAQPLRPREQDIAAGQANSTPTETKDPARAEQTDLVSGDSDSASTMSSPRSLGASCAEAVLKRLSRSGTMEARLHALCRANNVGVHRQLPRLVALLRSGLVEVDWAQLIEDLARWDRYSQRHISATWLRDYYRQLNDEPNDTTGKEKNEHAEVH encoded by the coding sequence ATGGCTGACGATGGGGAAAACGCCTCGCGGTCGGAGAAAGACGAGATTCGACGGCATGCGAAGCGGTGGGTGCGGCACGTGCGTCGCGATGTGTTGACGACCCCGGCGCGGCGGGCGGCCGTGCGGGCGGCTTTGGGCGGAGAGCCCGGGGAAGCGCGTACCTTCGTGGCGCTCGGTGAAGTCTCCGCCTTTCTTCCCGAGTCCTCGAACCCTGCTGTCGAACGAGCGTTTTTGACCGTGGCGGCGATGATGTGCGCCCAACCACTGCGTCCGAGGGAACAGGACATCGCTGCCGGGCAAGCCAACTCCACACCCACGGAGACAAAGGATCCCGCACGGGCCGAACAGACGGATCTCGTGTCAGGGGATTCCGACAGTGCATCGACCATGTCGAGTCCCCGGTCCTTGGGCGCCAGCTGCGCTGAAGCAGTCCTGAAGAGATTGTCTCGGTCGGGCACCATGGAAGCCCGTCTGCACGCTTTGTGCCGCGCCAACAACGTCGGCGTGCATCGCCAATTGCCTCGACTCGTCGCCTTGCTGCGCAGTGGGCTGGTCGAAGTCGACTGGGCGCAGTTGATCGAGGACCTAGCACGGTGGGATCGGTACTCGCAACGTCATATCTCAGCCACCTGGCTTCGCGACTACTACCGCCAGCTCAACGACGAACCCAACGACACGACCGGTAAGGAGAAGAATGAGCACGCCGAAGTACATTGA